From one Trueperella pyogenes genomic stretch:
- a CDS encoding anchored repeat ABC transporter, substrate-binding protein: MRNSSTLRGGFARPSCALIAASIALAGCAAPVAEAKTDQVVVATTPIVADMVTNVAGEAIDVVSLVPPTSDPHTYEPPLSMLRQVTRAKAAFSNGLLLENSSIRHMVEANLPKGAAYVQLGDESVAMGSYHIPLVEDRALDTVWLGLRVDGKYNDPGTVTFRAIDVEGPGHISAFTTGVFGQPTVWLDSSDGLDRDELALPLGSHTHMSWGFTQPGRYRLTLEALRDEQPLSSATIEFAVGVDAGPHALSAGHVDLLARLDGTLSYRGEEKGRSFDRKPADAVVAVPHATRTQVPADSKWRFLGKPGDDAWVLAQAVIGKHVHGEVDPHMWLDVHNAIAFVEVIQARLTAVVPEHAKIFEENAKAYIERLKRLDSWVANVLATIPQPNRRLVTAHDAYGYLSNAYGLAITGFASANPSLEPSAGQLAILSATLRDLGVPAVFTERSTRSGKGELTSIADGLGIAVCALSSDTLMPDTPTYIDLMVKNTFELKKCLDPHAYPAWKFEG; encoded by the coding sequence GTGCGCAATAGCAGCACTCTGAGGGGCGGGTTCGCCCGCCCCTCTTGCGCGCTCATCGCGGCCAGCATTGCGCTGGCCGGCTGCGCCGCACCTGTTGCCGAGGCAAAAACCGATCAGGTCGTGGTAGCCACCACGCCGATCGTCGCCGACATGGTGACCAATGTGGCGGGCGAGGCGATCGACGTCGTCTCGCTCGTCCCACCCACCTCAGATCCACACACATACGAGCCTCCCCTCTCGATGCTTCGCCAGGTCACGAGGGCAAAGGCCGCCTTTTCCAACGGGCTACTTCTGGAAAACTCCTCGATCCGACACATGGTCGAGGCCAATTTGCCCAAGGGAGCCGCCTACGTACAACTCGGCGACGAATCGGTGGCCATGGGCTCCTACCATATTCCGCTCGTTGAGGACCGCGCACTTGACACCGTCTGGCTGGGCCTGCGTGTCGACGGTAAATACAACGATCCTGGCACCGTCACGTTCCGCGCCATCGACGTCGAAGGCCCCGGCCATATTTCAGCGTTCACTACCGGCGTCTTCGGCCAACCCACTGTATGGCTCGACAGCTCCGACGGTCTCGACCGCGACGAACTCGCCCTCCCCCTTGGCTCCCACACGCACATGTCGTGGGGTTTCACTCAGCCGGGCCGCTACCGACTCACCTTGGAAGCACTGCGAGATGAGCAGCCGCTTTCATCAGCCACCATCGAATTTGCCGTAGGCGTCGACGCCGGCCCGCATGCGCTCTCCGCCGGTCACGTCGATCTGCTAGCGAGGCTCGACGGCACGTTGAGCTACCGCGGCGAAGAAAAAGGCCGCAGCTTCGATCGCAAGCCAGCCGACGCCGTCGTCGCAGTTCCGCACGCCACACGCACCCAAGTGCCCGCAGATAGTAAGTGGCGTTTCCTCGGCAAGCCGGGTGACGACGCCTGGGTGCTGGCGCAAGCGGTTATCGGCAAACACGTCCACGGCGAAGTCGATCCACACATGTGGCTCGACGTGCACAACGCCATCGCTTTCGTCGAAGTGATACAAGCGCGGCTAACCGCCGTCGTCCCCGAGCACGCCAAGATTTTTGAAGAGAATGCGAAGGCCTATATTGAGCGCTTAAAGCGTCTCGACTCGTGGGTGGCGAACGTCCTGGCCACGATCCCGCAGCCCAATAGGCGACTCGTCACTGCGCATGACGCTTACGGTTACCTGTCTAACGCCTACGGGCTTGCCATCACCGGTTTTGCCTCCGCTAATCCTTCACTAGAGCCGTCGGCCGGGCAGCTCGCTATTTTGTCGGCGACGCTACGCGATCTCGGCGTTCCCGCCGTGTTTACAGAGCGCTCGACGCGTTCCGGAAAAGGCGAATTGACGTCGATAGCGGACGGGCTTGGCATTGCGGTGTGTGCCTTGTCCTCGGACACGCTCATGCCTGACACTCCCACTTACATTGACCTGATGGTTAAAAATACATTTGAATTAAAGAAATGCTTGGATCCGCATGCGTATCCAGCGTGGAAATTTGAAGGATGA